From the genome of Halorussus caseinilyticus, one region includes:
- a CDS encoding CinA family protein codes for MTDDSPVEERIGDALRDADHTVAVAESCTGGLVGSMLTDVPGSSEYFDRGFVTYSYDAKLQELGVAREVLDDRGAVSEPVARRMARGVRDAAGTTWGVATTGIAGPTGGSDEKPVGTVFVGVAYAGDWGTQASYATVSRYEFDGTRREIKARIARRALRDLLAEVETDR; via the coding sequence ATGACCGACGACTCGCCAGTCGAGGAGCGAATCGGAGACGCCCTGCGAGACGCCGACCACACCGTTGCCGTCGCCGAGTCCTGCACCGGCGGACTCGTCGGGTCGATGCTGACCGACGTGCCGGGGTCCAGCGAATACTTCGACCGGGGGTTCGTCACCTACTCCTACGACGCCAAACTGCAGGAACTCGGCGTCGCCCGCGAGGTGCTGGACGACCGAGGCGCGGTTAGCGAACCCGTCGCGCGCCGGATGGCCCGCGGCGTCCGGGACGCCGCGGGGACGACGTGGGGCGTCGCCACGACGGGCATCGCGGGACCCACCGGCGGGAGCGACGAGAAACCAGTCGGCACCGTCTTCGTCGGGGTCGCCTACGCGGGCGACTGGGGGACCCAAGCGTCGTACGCGACGGTCTCGCGCTACGAGTTCGACGGCACGCGCCGGGAAATCAAGGCCCGAATCGCCCGCCGAGCGTTGCGGGACCTGCTGGCCGAAGTCGAGACCGACCGGTGA
- a CDS encoding Rieske (2Fe-2S) protein — MDEDSRIADVSEVPDDSTLLFTVRDGFDEREAILTETDEGDVTAFENYCQHWTDVRLDKGSGATKRDGELVCGKHGALFEDDSGCCTYGPCEGAVLQEVDVAVEDGAVYLTDDDYDFVEVGSSKEYDLSSNRSLGFD; from the coding sequence ATGGACGAGGACAGTCGCATCGCCGACGTGAGCGAGGTTCCCGACGACTCGACGCTCCTGTTCACGGTCCGAGACGGCTTCGACGAGCGCGAGGCCATCCTGACCGAAACCGACGAGGGCGACGTGACGGCGTTCGAGAACTACTGCCAGCACTGGACCGACGTGAGACTGGATAAGGGAAGCGGCGCGACCAAGCGCGACGGCGAACTGGTCTGTGGCAAGCACGGCGCGCTCTTCGAGGACGACTCGGGGTGTTGCACCTACGGACCCTGCGAGGGTGCGGTCCTCCAAGAAGTCGATGTGGCCGTCGAGGACGGCGCGGTGTACCTCACCGACGACGACTACGACTTCGTGGAAGTCGGGTCCTCGAAGGAGTACGACCTCTCCTCGAACCGGAGTCTGGGCTTCGACTGA
- a CDS encoding metal-dependent hydrolase — MNKEGHVLNAVLLSIGLGFVFHPSADVPTLRAIAEMSVPVVLGALFPDVDTAFGKHRKTLHNLPVLAVFYAYPVFFDNLHFVWIGVATHYVLDMLGSKRGIALFYPYTQEYNLPVGVPVSSKWATGVTVAISALEVLLVAAVVHLELPVQDLSTTVTGLV, encoded by the coding sequence ATGAACAAGGAGGGCCACGTTCTGAACGCAGTGCTGTTGAGCATCGGGTTGGGTTTCGTGTTCCACCCCTCGGCGGACGTGCCGACGCTCCGGGCCATCGCCGAGATGTCGGTGCCGGTCGTACTCGGGGCGTTGTTCCCCGACGTTGACACCGCGTTCGGCAAGCACCGCAAGACGCTCCACAACCTGCCGGTGCTGGCGGTGTTCTACGCCTACCCCGTCTTCTTCGACAACCTCCACTTCGTCTGGATTGGCGTGGCGACTCACTACGTCCTCGACATGTTGGGGAGCAAGCGCGGCATCGCGCTGTTCTACCCCTACACGCAGGAGTACAACCTGCCGGTCGGCGTCCCCGTCTCCAGCAAGTGGGCCACCGGCGTCACCGTCGCAATCTCGGCGCTTGAGGTCCTGCTGGTCGCCGCCGTCGTTCACCTCGAACTGCCGGTTCAGGACCTCTCGACCACCGTGACGGGACTGGTTTAG
- a CDS encoding transcriptional regulator, producing MREADETTRERIAAHLRETAASPSTLAVEFDVTANAAIDHVRHVAQSIAAGDDEQLLVAPPECVECGFSEFDDPANRPSRCPECKSESVEEPEFRIQ from the coding sequence ATGCGCGAGGCCGACGAGACCACCCGCGAGCGAATCGCCGCCCACCTCCGCGAGACGGCCGCTTCGCCCAGTACGCTGGCGGTGGAGTTCGACGTGACGGCGAACGCCGCCATCGACCACGTTCGCCACGTCGCCCAGTCGATTGCCGCTGGCGACGACGAGCAACTGCTGGTCGCGCCCCCGGAGTGCGTCGAGTGCGGATTCAGCGAGTTCGACGACCCCGCGAACCGTCCGTCGCGGTGTCCCGAGTGCAAGAGCGAGTCCGTCGAGGAACCGGAGTTCAGAATCCAGTAG
- a CDS encoding long-chain fatty acid--CoA ligase, with the protein MGGTDPTLRPFLWRATKLYPDTEIVSRTGQGIERYDYAEFEDRTGQLANALDAAGIESGDRVATFCWNHHRHFETYFGVPNSGAQLHTINPLLPDHHVEYIVENAADRLVFVDPSLVEKLEGPADSESFESVEQFVVMGESVPDTSLEPVTDYESFVGGRPTDYDWPDLSGDTKAGMCYTSGTTGKPKGVEYTQQMLWSHTMATLTPQGLEFDESDVIMPVVPMFHVNAWGMPYSATAAGAKHVYPGPAPEPADLAKLIEEEGVTFTAGVPTVWLGLLEYLDENDADLSSLETIVIGGSAAPEAVIRRFDEEYDVDVLHAWGMTETAPIGTVSHLKHEMEDWDADRRYEKRGKQGLVVPGLEFKVVDDDGNEVPWNGEDFGEMYIKGPWVTQTYFERPEANETDFEDGWLKTGDVVTVDTDGYVKIVDRAKDVIKSGGEWISSLELENALMAHEQVSEATVIGVPHERWQERPVAFVVPVEGTDEDALRETIMADIREEYPRWWAPDELVFIDEVPKTATGKFDKKVLREEYSDESLVEGSVPDEAAPEEDE; encoded by the coding sequence ATGGGTGGAACTGACCCCACGCTCCGACCGTTTCTCTGGCGCGCGACCAAACTGTACCCGGACACCGAAATCGTCTCTCGGACCGGACAGGGCATCGAGCGGTACGACTACGCCGAGTTCGAGGACCGCACCGGCCAGTTGGCGAACGCGCTCGACGCGGCCGGAATCGAGTCGGGCGACCGGGTGGCGACGTTCTGCTGGAACCACCACCGCCACTTCGAGACGTACTTCGGCGTGCCCAACTCGGGCGCGCAGTTGCACACCATCAACCCGCTTCTGCCCGACCACCACGTCGAGTACATCGTGGAGAACGCCGCCGACCGACTCGTCTTCGTGGACCCCTCGCTGGTCGAGAAACTAGAGGGTCCGGCCGACTCCGAGTCGTTCGAGAGCGTCGAGCAGTTCGTCGTGATGGGCGAGTCGGTGCCCGACACGTCGCTCGAACCCGTCACCGACTACGAGTCGTTCGTCGGCGGCCGACCCACCGACTACGACTGGCCGGACCTCTCGGGCGACACCAAAGCCGGGATGTGCTACACCTCGGGGACGACGGGCAAGCCGAAAGGCGTCGAGTACACCCAGCAGATGCTCTGGTCGCACACGATGGCGACCCTGACGCCCCAAGGTCTCGAATTCGACGAGTCGGACGTAATCATGCCGGTCGTGCCCATGTTCCACGTTAACGCGTGGGGGATGCCCTACTCGGCGACTGCGGCCGGGGCCAAGCACGTCTATCCCGGTCCCGCGCCGGAACCCGCGGACCTCGCCAAACTCATCGAAGAGGAGGGCGTCACGTTCACCGCGGGCGTCCCGACGGTTTGGCTCGGTCTCCTCGAATATTTGGACGAGAACGACGCCGACCTCTCGTCGCTCGAAACCATCGTCATCGGCGGGAGCGCCGCGCCCGAGGCGGTCATCCGGCGATTCGACGAGGAGTACGACGTGGACGTGCTTCACGCGTGGGGCATGACCGAGACCGCACCCATCGGCACCGTCTCGCACCTCAAACACGAGATGGAGGACTGGGACGCCGACCGGCGCTACGAGAAGCGGGGCAAGCAGGGACTGGTCGTCCCCGGACTGGAGTTCAAGGTCGTGGACGACGACGGGAACGAGGTCCCGTGGAACGGCGAGGACTTCGGCGAGATGTACATCAAAGGACCGTGGGTGACTCAAACCTACTTCGAGCGCCCCGAGGCCAACGAGACCGACTTCGAGGACGGATGGCTCAAGACCGGCGACGTGGTGACAGTCGATACCGACGGCTACGTCAAAATCGTGGACCGCGCGAAGGACGTAATCAAGAGCGGCGGGGAGTGGATTTCCTCGCTCGAACTCGAAAACGCGCTGATGGCCCACGAACAGGTCTCGGAGGCGACGGTCATCGGTGTCCCCCACGAACGCTGGCAGGAGCGACCCGTCGCGTTCGTGGTCCCTGTCGAAGGGACCGACGAGGACGCCCTGCGCGAGACCATCATGGCCGACATCCGCGAGGAGTACCCGCGGTGGTGGGCACCCGACGAACTCGTCTTCATCGACGAGGTGCCAAAGACCGCGACCGGGAAGTTCGACAAGAAGGTCCTGCGCGAGGAGTACAGCGACGAATCGCTGGTCGAAGGGTCGGTTCCGGACGAGGCCGCCCCCGAAGAAGACGAGTGA
- a CDS encoding PHP-associated domain-containing protein: protein MTAGESFRVDFHAKVLDERIVTRAKARGLDALVYAPHFTRLSDVRERAARFSDDDLLVVPGREVFTGDWRNRRHLLALGLDDPVPDFITLDDAMDEFDRQDAAILAPHPEFLNVSVSAGDLAAYRDRIDAVEVYNPKHWSHHNRRARELADEFDLPGFTSSYAHLAGSVGEAWTEFDRTFDSADELVAALREGVPRRIVRRSGWDHDLRCAAEFAHLGWENSYEKIDRLFLSGMEPTHPDHIAYDDRFESVY from the coding sequence GTGACCGCAGGCGAGTCGTTCCGCGTGGACTTCCACGCGAAAGTGTTGGACGAGCGGATAGTGACGAGAGCGAAGGCCCGCGGACTCGACGCCCTCGTCTACGCGCCCCACTTCACGCGACTGTCGGACGTGCGCGAGCGAGCGGCGCGCTTCTCGGACGACGACTTGCTCGTCGTCCCCGGCCGCGAGGTGTTCACCGGCGACTGGCGCAACCGCAGACACCTCCTCGCGTTGGGTCTTGACGACCCGGTGCCCGACTTCATCACCCTCGACGACGCGATGGACGAGTTCGACCGACAGGACGCCGCGATACTCGCGCCCCATCCAGAATTTCTCAACGTCAGCGTCTCGGCGGGGGACCTCGCCGCCTACCGAGACCGAATCGACGCCGTGGAGGTGTACAACCCCAAGCACTGGTCCCACCACAACCGGCGGGCGCGGGAACTCGCCGACGAGTTCGACCTGCCGGGGTTCACCTCGTCGTACGCCCACCTCGCCGGGTCGGTCGGCGAAGCGTGGACCGAGTTCGACCGGACGTTCGACTCCGCGGACGAACTGGTCGCGGCGCTGAGGGAAGGCGTTCCCCGGCGAATCGTCCGCAGGTCGGGGTGGGACCACGACCTGCGGTGTGCCGCGGAGTTCGCCCACCTCGGGTGGGAGAACTCCTACGAGAAGATTGACAGACTCTTCCTCTCGGGGATGGAACCCACCCATCCCGACCACATCGCCTACGACGACCGGTTCGAGAGCGTTTACTAA